Proteins from a single region of Psilocybe cubensis strain MGC-MH-2018 chromosome 3, whole genome shotgun sequence:
- a CDS encoding Protein AE7, protein MSAPGHFIALFHSSQMPGEIFNPNPVVFSTSKSAARQSDLLAHSLWVTDSSQSEDEADDVEPIDQDEIYDLIRSIYDPEHPNTLEELRVVSAPQVTVGPNSVKVEFTPTVPHCGMSTLIGLCIRVRLLRSLPERFKVDIFVKPGSHQSENAVNKQLNDKERVAAALENPVLLDTVEQCLSNVGARGIV, encoded by the exons ATGTCCGCGCCGGGACACTTTATTGCTCTCTTCCACTCGTCCCAAATGCCAGGCGAAATTTTCAATCCAAATCCCGTCGTCTTTTCGACTTCAAAGTCGGCAGCCAGGCAGTCGGATCTATTAGCCCATTCGCTCTGGGTAACCGATTCCTCTCAGTCCGAGGATGAAGCGGATGATGTCGAGCCAATTGATCAGGATGAGATCTATG ATCTGATTCGCTCTATCTACGACCCCGAGCATCCAAATACCTTGGAGGAACTTCGCGTTGTATCAGCGCCCCAAGTAACCGTAGGACCCAATTCCGTCAAGGTTGAGTTTACACCGACGGTACCGCATTGTGGGATGTCTACTCTGATTG GTCTCTGTATTCGGGTTCGCCTTTTGAGAAGCCTGCCCGAACGTTTCAAAGTAGATATTTTCGTGAAACCCGGGTCACATCAAAGCGAAAACGCAG TCAACAAACAACTTAACGACAAGGAAAGAGTCGCCGCAGCCCTTGAGAATCCGGTTCTCCTCGATACTGTCGAACAATGTCTGTCCAATGTCGGCGCTCGGGGAATCGTTTAA